In Candidatus Caccoplasma merdavium, a single window of DNA contains:
- a CDS encoding glycosyltransferase yields the protein MAATKPFFSIIIPVYNRPDEVRELLESLDAQTCKDFELLLVEDGSTRRCDEVAREYADRMTIRYFYKENSGRSLTRNYGMERAEGRYLVFFDSDCIIPPAYFETVRRRLDEHPVDCYGGPDAAHSSFSRLQKAINYAMTSFFTTGGIRGGKGSMEKFTPRTFNMGFSKEVYDRVGGFADMFGEDIDLSLRIRDAGFTTALFRDAYVYHKRRVSFRSFYRQVYVFGMARVDLYRLHPESLKVVHLLPACFVLGTAALIVGAFFWPWVLLPLAFYYGLLFLESLVKNRSLPIALLSLLTCTIQLGGYGLGFLKAFITKVVLKKKVDREAELAKHYKKK from the coding sequence ATGGCTGCAACCAAACCTTTTTTTTCGATTATCATTCCCGTCTACAACCGCCCCGACGAGGTGCGGGAACTGCTCGAAAGTCTCGATGCGCAGACCTGCAAGGATTTTGAACTTTTGCTGGTCGAAGACGGTTCGACCCGGCGTTGTGATGAGGTGGCGCGCGAGTATGCCGACCGCATGACCATACGCTATTTCTACAAGGAAAATTCGGGGCGCAGCCTCACCCGCAACTATGGCATGGAGCGGGCCGAAGGCCGTTATCTGGTCTTTTTCGACTCCGACTGCATTATCCCCCCCGCCTATTTTGAGACCGTGCGCCGTCGGCTCGACGAGCACCCTGTCGATTGTTACGGAGGTCCTGATGCGGCCCACAGCTCTTTCTCTCGCTTGCAGAAGGCGATAAACTATGCCATGACGTCGTTTTTCACGACCGGGGGCATTCGTGGCGGGAAAGGCTCGATGGAGAAGTTTACGCCGCGCACGTTCAATATGGGATTTTCCAAGGAGGTGTACGACCGGGTGGGCGGCTTTGCCGATATGTTCGGCGAAGACATCGACCTGTCGTTGCGCATACGCGATGCCGGTTTCACGACGGCTCTTTTCCGCGACGCCTATGTCTATCACAAGCGGCGGGTGAGTTTCCGCTCGTTCTACCGTCAGGTCTATGTCTTCGGTATGGCGCGGGTCGATTTGTATCGGTTGCACCCCGAGTCGTTGAAGGTGGTGCATCTCTTGCCGGCTTGCTTTGTGTTGGGTACGGCGGCGTTGATTGTCGGAGCCTTCTTCTGGCCGTGGGTCCTGTTGCCGCTGGCGTTCTATTACGGGTTGTTGTTTCTCGAATCACTTGTCAAGAACCGGAGCCTGCCCATTGCCCTGCTTTCGCTTCTTACCTGCACCATACAGCTCGGGGGGTATGGCCTTGGTTTCCTGAAAGCCTTTATCACCAAAGTCGTTTTGAAAAAGAAGGTCGACCGCGAAGCCGAGTTGGCCAAGCATTACAAGAAAAAATAA
- a CDS encoding acyltransferase, producing the protein MPIKKERIEYIDLAKGFCILLVVFAHIHPDLTRYSWGVFFDSFRMPLYFFLSGIFFKKYSGIQEFGVKKINNLIIPLLFFYAFTYLYDAASWGIGRLTDGDTTAYERLSWWPFWEILRTGSTYHNSPLWFLTALFEVNLLYYGLHLLCKSWRLDIAVWLLAIGGWLLAKAGIVLPYYIGTALVALPFFHIGTWLKRGNFLPYSPRDKYLYASTLPLGVAVWLLAAPIRLHELLLPQYFLGFYFCGIGGTLVIVFLCKAMRHLPFISYFGRYSIIVFGTHWPIFHTYQQVVAHWLPEGNPAYMLVFVLTMVTEVGVIEGLRRFFPRFTAQQECIPTARFHREG; encoded by the coding sequence ATGCCGATAAAAAAGGAGCGCATCGAATACATCGACCTGGCCAAAGGATTCTGCATCTTGTTGGTGGTTTTTGCCCATATACACCCCGACCTCACGCGCTATTCGTGGGGTGTGTTTTTCGACTCCTTCCGCATGCCTCTCTACTTTTTCCTGTCGGGCATCTTCTTCAAAAAATACAGCGGCATACAAGAGTTCGGTGTAAAAAAAATCAACAATCTCATTATTCCACTTCTCTTTTTCTACGCTTTTACTTACTTGTACGACGCTGCTTCATGGGGTATCGGCCGGTTGACCGATGGCGATACAACTGCTTATGAACGTCTTTCCTGGTGGCCCTTTTGGGAGATTCTGCGCACCGGCTCCACCTATCACAACTCACCGTTGTGGTTTCTCACCGCCCTCTTCGAGGTGAACCTCCTCTACTACGGCCTGCACCTCCTCTGCAAATCGTGGCGGCTCGACATTGCCGTGTGGTTGCTGGCCATCGGGGGCTGGCTGCTGGCCAAAGCGGGCATTGTCCTCCCCTATTATATCGGGACGGCTCTCGTGGCCCTTCCGTTTTTCCACATCGGCACCTGGCTCAAACGGGGGAACTTCCTTCCCTACTCCCCGCGCGACAAATATCTCTATGCTTCGACTTTACCGCTGGGGGTGGCGGTATGGCTGCTGGCCGCACCCATACGCCTGCACGAACTTTTGTTGCCCCAATATTTCCTGGGGTTCTATTTCTGCGGCATCGGCGGGACGCTCGTCATCGTCTTCTTGTGCAAAGCCATGCGCCACCTGCCTTTCATCTCCTATTTCGGGCGCTATTCGATTATCGTATTCGGGACGCACTGGCCCATCTTCCACACCTACCAGCAAGTGGTGGCGCACTGGCTGCCCGAGGGCAACCCGGCCTACATGCTCGTATTTGTCTTGACAATGGTTACCGAGGTCGGCGTCATCGAAGGACTTCGCCGTTTCTTCCCGCGCTTCACCGCACAACAGGAGTGCATACCGACCGCCCGTTTTCATCGCGAAGGGTAA
- the queC gene encoding 7-cyano-7-deazaguanine synthase QueC, producing MKQNESALVCLSGGQDSTTCLYWALKNFDHVEAVCFSYGQKHALEVEVARRIAEKAGVEFSLLDLSLLGQMTHNALTDASVVMDKEKPADALPNTFVPGRNMLFLTLAAIKAYEKGIRNLVTGVSQTDFSGYPDCRDTFIRSLNVSLNLAMESQFVIHTPLMWLDKEQEWELADELGVFDIVRNETLTCYNGVMADGCGECPACKLRRAGLERYLLRRGR from the coding sequence ATGAAACAGAATGAGAGTGCCTTGGTGTGCCTTTCGGGTGGACAGGATTCCACCACATGTCTTTATTGGGCTTTGAAAAACTTCGACCATGTCGAGGCGGTGTGCTTCTCTTACGGACAGAAACATGCCCTCGAAGTGGAGGTGGCCCGTCGCATCGCCGAGAAAGCCGGCGTGGAATTTTCGCTGCTCGACCTGTCGCTGCTGGGCCAGATGACGCACAACGCCCTTACCGACGCATCGGTGGTGATGGACAAGGAGAAACCGGCCGACGCCCTGCCCAATACCTTTGTGCCCGGACGCAATATGTTGTTTCTCACCCTGGCGGCCATAAAGGCTTATGAAAAGGGAATCCGAAATCTGGTGACGGGCGTTTCGCAGACCGATTTCAGCGGCTACCCCGATTGCCGCGATACCTTTATCCGCTCGCTCAACGTGTCGCTCAACCTGGCCATGGAGAGTCAGTTTGTGATACACACGCCGCTCATGTGGCTCGACAAGGAGCAGGAGTGGGAGTTGGCCGACGAGTTGGGCGTGTTTGATATTGTCCGCAACGAGACCCTTACCTGCTACAATGGCGTGATGGCCGACGGCTGCGGCGAATGTCCCGCCTGCAAGTTGCGCCGTGCCGGCCTCGAACGTTATCTGCTGCGTCGCGGTAGATAA